The following proteins are co-located in the Spea bombifrons isolate aSpeBom1 chromosome 3, aSpeBom1.2.pri, whole genome shotgun sequence genome:
- the LOC128483921 gene encoding uncharacterized protein LOC128483921 produces the protein MHRPRPPPSAEQHHGQKAEPSSPCGDDHRPRCRDVVLHPASPLRDEPLHQHEASMRLPIMTEWHRLCESCILNALSVIQKDAARRHRRGRRRHQHQGVLAIGIQEGNSLQEAIDRLLTGEMAVLLAAEEEQSLRRLQQGLRRDVGGWIIGVEEAHHLLQRLNNIMARMPSPPPPAEMTTGPVAESKWGRAAEYQSYNMAILGHLFEVITFVIISGQNTMKVPECRLADELGGLWENSRFTDCCLCVGGQEFKAHKAILAARSPVFGAMFEHEMEERIKNRVEIIDVAPDVFKEMMCFIYTGKAPNLDKMAEDLLAAADKYFLERLKVMCEEALCSNLSVENAAEILILADLHSADQLKTQAVDFINYHASDVMETAGWKSMVVSHPHLVAEAYRSLASAQCPFLGPPRKRLKQS, from the exons atgcaccg CCCACGGCCTCCTCCATCGGCTGAACAACATCATGGCCAGAAAGCCGAGCCCTCCTCCCCCTGCGGAGATGACCACCGGCCCCGTTGCAGAGACGTGGTGCTACACCCAG cttccccTTTAAGGGATGAACCCCTACATCAGCATGAGGCTAGCATGAGGCTCCCCATTATGACTGAATGGCATCGGCTTTGTGAGTCCTGCATTCTGAATGCTCTCAGTGTGATACAGAAAGACGCAG CTCGCAGACACCGACGTGGCCGCCGCCGCCACCAACATCAGGGCGTGCTGGCCATCGGCATTCAAGAAG GAAACAGCCTCCAGGAGGCGATTGACCGTCTCTTAACTGGAGAAATGGCGGTCCTTCTAGCGGCAGAGGAAG AGCAAAGCCTGCGACGTCTGCAACAGGGCCTCCGCAGGGATGTAGGAGGGTGGATTATTGGAGTAGAGGAAG CCCACCACCTCCTCCAGCGGCTCAATAACATCATGGCCAGAATGCCGAGCCCTCCTCCCCCTGCGGAGATGACCACCGGCCCTGTTGCAGAGTC GAAATGGGGAAGGGCTGCAGAGTACCAGTCTTACAATATGGCTATCCTGGGACATTTGTTTGAAGTCATAACTTTTGTTATCATCTCTGGCCAGAACACCATGAAAGTTCCTGAATGCCGCCTGGCTGATGAACTCGGAGGATTATGGGAAAACTCCCGCTTCACCGACTGCTGCCTCTGCGTGGGTGGTCAAGAGTTTAAAGCACACAAAGCCATTCTGGCAG CCCGATCACCTGTGTTTGGCGCTATGTTTGAACATGAGATGGAAGAAAGGATAAAA AACCGCGTCGAGATAATAGACGTGGCACCTGATGTCTTCAAAGAAATGATGTGCTTCATCTACACCGGCAAAGCACCTAATCTGGACAAGATGGCGGAGGACTTATTGGCGGCTGCCGATAAG TATTTTCTGGAACGCCTGAAAGTGATGTGTGAGGAAGCTCTCTGCAGCAACCTATCTGTGGAGAACGCAGCAGAGATCCTGATCCTGGCTGATTTACACAGCGCTGACCAGCTGAAGACCCAAGCTGTGGACTTTATCAACTA CCATGCATCTGACGTTATGGAGACAGCTGGGTGGAAGTCTATGGTTGTTTCCCATCCACATCTGGTAGCAGAAGCATACCGCTCCCTGGCTTCAGCCCAGTGTCCTTTTCTGGGCCCTCCACGCAAACGTCTGAAGCAATCCTAA